The nucleotide sequence CCTGGCAGTATACGTCTTGGCCGGTTTCTTCCGCACCAACCCCAAATCGAACGAAGCATCCCTCAAATATTTTCTCTTGGGGGCCTTCTCGACGGGATTCTTACTTTACGGCATCGCCTTAATTTATGGGGCTACGGGAACGACCAATCTGAAGGGCATCTACGAATTCGTTCGCAAGATCCCTTCCCTGCCCGACCCTCTTCTCCTCATCGGTATGGGATTGCTGATTGTCGGATTCGGGTTCAAAGTCGCCTCCGTCCCCTTCCACATGTGGACGCCCGATGTGTATGAAGGGGCTCCGACCTCGATAACAGCCTTCATGTCCGTGGGGCCCAAAGCCGCTGGTTTCGCCGCTTTCCTGCGGGTATTTCTTTACGCCTTATCCTCCCTGCAAACGGATTGGGTCTGGATCCTTTGGGTTTTAGCCGTACTGACCATGACTTTGGGAAATATAGTAGCGATTGCCCAGAAGAACATTAAGCGCATGCTGGCCTATTCCAGCATCGCCCACGCGGGTTACATCTTGGTGGCTATGGTGGCCGCTGGCGAACTGGGTACGGCAAGTGTCCTTTATTATATCCTGGCCTATGCCTTCATGAACCTGGGAGCCTTTGGGGTCATCATTCTCTATGGAAGAAAGGGTGAGGAAAACGTCAACCTCAGCGATTACAGTGGGATGGCGTCAAAATACCCACTGCTGGCAGCGGTCATGGCTATTTTCATGTTCTCCCTGGCGGGAATTCCTCCT is from Deltaproteobacteria bacterium and encodes:
- a CDS encoding NADH-quinone oxidoreductase subunit N; protein product: LAVYVLAGFFRTNPKSNEASLKYFLLGAFSTGFLLYGIALIYGATGTTNLKGIYEFVRKIPSLPDPLLLIGMGLLIVGFGFKVASVPFHMWTPDVYEGAPTSITAFMSVGPKAAGFAAFLRVFLYALSSLQTDWVWILWVLAVLTMTLGNIVAIAQKNIKRMLAYSSIAHAGYILVAMVAAGELGTASVLYYILAYAFMNLGAFGVIILYGRKGEENVNLSDYSGMASKYPLLAAVMAIFMFSLAGIPPTAGFVGKFYIFSAAVKAGYIGLAIIGVLNSALSVFFYLRVTVMMYMRNPEKELARLDPSPAMVIALIIAVFGTLQIGITPSHYLNLAKQSILALM